In Pirellula sp. SH-Sr6A, the DNA window TCCAGCATTGATTCCTGCCGAACAATATCGTCAGTGGTATGAAGCGAAAATCCCTTCCGATCGCCGGTTGCAGATGGAGGAAAAGTGGGGACCGCCGCCCGGCAAATTCATGGTTTGGAATGATGGTAAGGAGTCCTACATCGTCGTGCCACGCATCGACCTGGGAAATGTCGTTCTCCTACCTCAGCCACTAAGAGGGGAATTGCACGAAGGGGAATCCGTCTCCTCGCAAACGCATGACAAGGTCACAGCCCCTCCGCACAACTACATGGCAACTTACTTCTGGCTGGAACAGGAGTACCAGGCGGATGCGGTGGTCCACTTCGGCACCCATGGCTCGGAGTTCGCTCTTCCGGGAAAACCGAATGGATTGGTGCGGCGAGATTGGCCGGACATCCTCATGGGGCGCATGCCAAATTTCAATCCGTGGATTGTCGAAAACATGGTCGAATCCTCCCCTGTTCGTCGCCGCGTCTATGGGACACTTATCAGCCATCTCCCACCTCCGATGGTCGATGCGGATTTAAGCGATGAACTGGAAAGTCTGCACGAACTGCTCGACAAATGGGAGACTCTTGAAGAGGGGGCCCTCAAAGAGGGGTTTCGCAAAGAGCTGACCAAGCTCGTGCGACAAACGAGACTGGACACCGATCTTCATCTGACCCAGCCCGACACCAACGCCTTGACAGACGAACAGTTGACGGCGGTTGCGAAGTATCTGCACGATATCAAGGAGGAGAGCATCCCGACCAATCTCCATGTCTTCGGAGAGACTCCCCGGGAAGACTTGCTCATTCCGTATTTGGTCCAAATCCTGAGACGCCCGTTCCTGCATGAATTGCAACATCTCCTCGACGGGCACGGACAGGACGAAGGACCGAATGGACCAGGCCATTCCCATGACCACCCCGATCATCAGCTTCGTTCGACGGCAGAACGCATCGTGGAACTAGTCGTTCGTCAGAAGGTAGAACCTCGCATGGCCGTCGGGATGGTGGCGGGTCGTCCATTCGAGTCACTACCGGAAGCGATCGAAAAAGGACTTCGGCTGGCCGTCGAACTGAACGAAGCCTTTTTGAAAACGGGGGACGAAGTCGAGAACTTGCTGCGAGGACTCGATGGGCGGTTTGTTCCACCTGGTCCTGGAAATAGCCCCATTCGCAATCCCAATGTTGTCCCGACCGGTCGCAATATGGTTCTGCTCAATCCAGAAGAAATCCCCTCGCGCCCCAGTTGGGAACTTGGTGTCCGACTAGCCAAAGACATGATTGCCAATCACACGCAGCACCACGGAACGATGCCTACGAGGATCGGCTTTGATTTGCGGAGCAGCGCGACTTTCCGAGATTACGGCGTCATGGAGGCCCAGATCCTTTACCTCCTCGGCGTCGAGCCCGTCTGGGATGACAAGCGACTGGTTACCGATGTCCGATTGATCTCACGGGAAACGTTAGGACGCCCACGAGTGGACGTCTTCATCGCCGCGGGAGGTTGGTACGAATCCAATTTACCGAGTCGATTGCAACTGTGGGACAAGGCGATCCGCTTGGTGACCGAATCAAACGAGCCAGACAACGTCATCCAACAACATGCGCAATCCATTGCGAGCGATCTCATGCAAGAGGGAATGAATGAAGAGCGCGCACGAATTCTCTCTCGAGGTCGGATATTTGGAATCGCACCGGGCCGCGAGAATGGAGGGATGCTCAGTTACCGCGTCGCTCGTTCCGGAGAATGGGACACGCGCGAGGATATCGCCGACACCTACCTCGCCACGCACAAACATATCTACACCGAAGGCGCATGGGGAGAGGCCGCAGGCGAAGCATACGACAAAACAATCCAAGGGACCCACACCGTGGTTCGCAGTTGGTCGGACCATTTGACCGGACCATTGGCCAGCCGTTACACATGGTTGCACGGAGGCTCCCTCTGCTTGGCTATCGAAAGAATGACAGGACGACGCCCGGAATATGTGTTCTCGGATGTTCGCGATCCCGATCGCGCAGGAATGATCCCAGCCGAAGATGCACTTCGACGTGAGTACCGAACGAGACTTTTCAATAGAAAATGGCTAGAGGGGATGATGAAGGAAGGCTACGCAGGAGCCGACCACATGCGATTTCTAGTATCCAATAGTTTCGGTTGGGAGGTAACACGACCAGGGAGTGTCGGAAATGACAATTGGGACGAAATGAAACGGGTTCTTGTCGACGACAAACTAAATCTTGGGCTCAACGACTGGTTCGAAAGAAACAACCCCTACGCTTTCCAAGATGCCATGGCGACTATGCTGGAGTCTTCCCGAAAAGGATACTGGCGCGCCGATGAACTGACCCTGTCCGATCTTGCGAATCGATACGCAGCCAATGTCGCGAAACACGGACTTTCCGGACACCTTACCAGCGGTGGAAACGAAAAGCTTCACACTCTCGTCCAAGGATTGATTGCTCAAAACGCCCCGGAGTTGGTGGAGACCTACCAACGCAAAGTCGCGCCCTCGGATGTTGCGACGCAATCACCTTCGCCGGCAAACGAGCCGCTACCGGAACCTGCGATCGACGCAGCCCCTCCTCCCTTGGCACTGCCCCCCGAATCGCCGGATCTCCTGTCCGCCGATTCGACCTCAAGCTCTCAGGATGCGTCTCAGGATGCATCTTTGGAAGATGCCGAATCCATGGTTCGTGGCCAGCAACTTTCCAACGTCTCCGATGCGAGCCCCGCATCGGATGCTCGAAACTCGTACTGGTGGATCGGGCTTGTTATCGCGATGGTATTCTTAGGAGGGTTTGCTCTTCGGCAAAAGATCTAATGCAAGAATACGTTCTATCCCTCTTCTACCAAATCTCGCAGTATCTGCTCTTTCCAATCCTGATCGGAATGTCGCTTGCGGGTTTATGGCTTGTCTTCCAAACCGGCTTGACCCTTCGGCAAGCCCTCGACCGTTGGATGACTGGCGCATCTTGGTGTCAGTACATCGATGGAGTTCGCAAGAGGGTGGTCTCGCCCGAGGCGTGGCCTCACGAGGCTCGATTCCCCCTCCATCGATGGGTTGCTCACCGCAGTAAAAGTACGCACGATATCGAGGTTTTCGTCCGAGACGCGGAAGTGATGGTCCATCGAAAGCTGAGTCGATTGCAGGTCCTGGTAAGAACCGGGCCGATGCTCGGTTTGGTAGGTACACTCCTTCCTCTGGGCCCCGCGCTCGAAGGCCTTGCCCATTCCGACATCGGAGCGCTCGGTGAACATATGAATATCGCCTTCACGATGACCGTTTTCGGCATCATGATCGGCGCGCTCGCATACGCCTTGTTCATCCTTCATCGCTCTTGGGCGGAAAAGGATCTCGCGGATCTGGATTTGATCCACTCGCTCGGTAATCTCTCTCCCGCATTGCAGTCAGGAGCCAATCATGACGAAGAAGACTCGGCGCTGGGATCTGGATCGAGAAGAAGATCCGCTCAGCGGTCTTGTTAACCTATTCGACTTATGGATTGTTGTTGTCATCGCGTTGATCCTCGTTCTGGCCAAGTCGGCACAGCAAGTCCCGAGCATGCAATCGCGAGTCGATGACCCATTCGCGGCAACCAAAGACTCCCTTCCTATCGAAACCTTTCGGGCAACCGATTCCGAATTGACAGGGAAAGGAACGCGTCTTGGAACCGCTTACCGATTGGAGTCTGGAGAAATTGTTTACACACCCGATTAGTGCGCCGCGTCGACTGTCACATCCGTTTACGACCTGTGTTGACATTCTGTCCTTTTAAAATACCTTCAGCGACGTCATGCTCAGACTCCCCGCCAGCATCTCATCATTGAACAACCGATGATTTGCGGGGTCATGTTTTAGCCCCAAGATATAGAGCAGCGGCAAAAAGTGCTCGGGAGTCGGCACCGCTAATTGCATCGCCCGATTCCGCTCGGCGACCTCCCATAAAGGTTGGTAACTCCCGCTTTGAATACAGCGATTGACGAATTCGCGAGCTTCGATCGCCCAATCAAATCCGTAGTTCTTCCGGTGAAAACTCTGGAAATCCACCAACCGCAAGTTGTGAACGATATTGCCGCTGCCAAGGATCAAGACGCCTCGACTGCGAAGCGCATTGAGTCGTGCACCTAACTCGAAATGCCCGTGCGGTGCAAGCTTCCGATCAACGCTAAGCTGAACGATCGGAACGTCCGCTTCAGGATACATGTGCATCGCAACGGTCCAGGCACCATGATCCAAGCCCCAGCTGAGATCCAAGTCCACCGGAGTGGGTTTCGCCATCTCTGCGGCTAAACCAGCAAGAGTCGAATTACCCGGCGCAGGATATTGGATCCCGTAGAGCTCGGGAGGGAATCCGCCGAAATCGTGAATCGTGCGAGGCTTTTCCATCGCAGTGACTTTGGTGCCATCGACAAACCAGTGAGCCGAAATACACAAAATCGCTTCGGGCTTGGGGATCGAACGTGCGATCTCTCGGAAGCCTCGTACAAACTCATTTTCCTCGACCGCATTCATGGGGCTACCGTGACCGACAAACAGGCCGGGCATAGTGTCGGTCTTCGGGAGTGTATCCGCCATGGCCTCCAATGCAGCTAATTTTCCCATCGCGAGCGACGCATTTCCCATTTGCAGTAGTATCCTTCGTTTCAACGATTCTCCGCGTCTTCCTAACACGTTTATGGTAATACGGCTCCCGGTAATCCGGGAAACGTAACTCCGAAGCCTGCACCTCCGCTATATTGTGAAGTTTGCATGAACATTGTGTTCAGAGGATCGACGATTTGGGGTCGATTCGATAACTTGCTCGCCAAACGTTAGGACCTCCCTCCCAAACGGTTTGGAGGAGTCGCAGCTGGTCTTAAATGAGATCGCTCACGACCTCCACCGACATCGAATTTCATCCCTAAAGGATTCATACCCCATGCTGAGAGTATCCAAGATTCGTCGCGGATTTACCCTTGTTGAGTTGCTGGTTGTCATTGCCATCATCGGGATTTTGGTCGGACTTTTGTTGCCAGCCGTTCAAGCGGCACGCGAAGCGGCAAGGCGAATGCAATGTTCGAATAACCTCAAACAAATCGGACTCGCCATCCATAATTACGAAACAGCCTTCAAAGCCTTGCCAGCAGGTTGCAATGGTATCACCAATGCAGCAGGGACCAACTTCAACGGCCACGGATGGACTTGGCATGCCAGCCTGTTGCCGTACATCGAACAGACGAATCTCTATGACGCGATTCAAGGTCCCGACGGAATGGGGAATGAACTCGGCGGTACGACTTCCGGTAAACCACTAGTGGTCAAAGCGAATGTCGTGCCTTTGTTCTGGTGCCCATCTCAGCCAGACGTCCGCAATGGTGCGCAGAAAGATGGCTACCAACCGTCCAACTACAACGGCAACATGGGGACGCGCATTGGCAACGGAAACGATGACTGCATTTGCACCGGAGTGGCTACTCTGGCCGATATGATGTCCAATCCATGGGGCTGCATGAACGGCAATGGGGTCTTCTACGTCCGAAGCAAAACGAAGTTCAGCGATGTGTCGGATGGCTTGTCGAATACCATCTTCGTCAGCGAAGTACCTGACTCGGGCGGAAATGCGATGGGTGGCTTCGGCGCAGGTGCGGATCGAAAAGCCATGTTTTCGGGTGGGGCAGACTCCAATCCTCCCACGGAAATGACCGAGTTTCTCATCGCTGCTGAAGGTAACGACCCTATCAACGGCGGTGCGGAAGAAGCGGCAGGAAGCTGGCACACCGGCGGAGCGCATTTCTTGATTGGTGACGGAAGTATTCAATTCTTTTCTGAGAATATGGACATGAAAACCTACCAAGCGATTAGCACTCGCAATGGCGGGGAGTCCGCTAGCTTCACCGAGTAGTTTTCCTAAACAATCCTTTCCCCGGTTGGCATAGTTAATATGAATGTGTTTCGATGTTGGAGTTTGGTTCTCATCGGGTTGTCCCTGTTTGCATCGGGATGCACCAGCAG includes these proteins:
- a CDS encoding MotA/TolQ/ExbB proton channel family protein, which codes for MQEYVLSLFYQISQYLLFPILIGMSLAGLWLVFQTGLTLRQALDRWMTGASWCQYIDGVRKRVVSPEAWPHEARFPLHRWVAHRSKSTHDIEVFVRDAEVMVHRKLSRLQVLVRTGPMLGLVGTLLPLGPALEGLAHSDIGALGEHMNIAFTMTVFGIMIGALAYALFILHRSWAEKDLADLDLIHSLGNLSPALQSGANHDEEDSALGSGSRRRSAQRSC
- a CDS encoding DUF1559 domain-containing protein, producing MLRVSKIRRGFTLVELLVVIAIIGILVGLLLPAVQAAREAARRMQCSNNLKQIGLAIHNYETAFKALPAGCNGITNAAGTNFNGHGWTWHASLLPYIEQTNLYDAIQGPDGMGNELGGTTSGKPLVVKANVVPLFWCPSQPDVRNGAQKDGYQPSNYNGNMGTRIGNGNDDCICTGVATLADMMSNPWGCMNGNGVFYVRSKTKFSDVSDGLSNTIFVSEVPDSGGNAMGGFGAGADRKAMFSGGADSNPPTEMTEFLIAAEGNDPINGGAEEAAGSWHTGGAHFLIGDGSIQFFSENMDMKTYQAISTRNGGESASFTE
- a CDS encoding DUF2149 domain-containing protein yields the protein MTKKTRRWDLDREEDPLSGLVNLFDLWIVVVIALILVLAKSAQQVPSMQSRVDDPFAATKDSLPIETFRATDSELTGKGTRLGTAYRLESGEIVYTPD
- a CDS encoding cobaltochelatase subunit CobN, with the translated sequence MATENPNDMERQRLFVIWTFVTMALGWMPSHSWAQSETPVETSPADIGFLGLHGGIYEQLQTFAPELDLSLRYFEDSAIQRGEADFGSVKILYIQHTRAEDREQYKTLFQSAKERNPSLQIIAFQANTNELFASLGISPLLTQDEQAGAYYGSTKENLRRLLRYTGSKYLKKDWKIEPPVEIDRIGLYHPAHQDLFETAEEFLLWQRAKRNIHPDQPRLLIAVHGTHLAFQQPAVVDAIILEAEKQGAVAAALIDGRYREYEVLAKSFSPSVVIHTCHSTDSLAFRLQLDVPHLHSIFFRKQSIVEYQESVDGLAGSELAFHIIGQELIGAIEPQIGGGTRTGQGSAEAIQPIPERVEHLIARALAHARLRHSPPEDKRVAIVYYDRELGKGELMRGSSTGMHMNAPRSLINVLAKMRERGYRIAPAPSAEEELLGWMMERGRQIGVWAPSELERLVRKGSPALIPAEQYRQWYEAKIPSDRRLQMEEKWGPPPGKFMVWNDGKESYIVVPRIDLGNVVLLPQPLRGELHEGESVSSQTHDKVTAPPHNYMATYFWLEQEYQADAVVHFGTHGSEFALPGKPNGLVRRDWPDILMGRMPNFNPWIVENMVESSPVRRRVYGTLISHLPPPMVDADLSDELESLHELLDKWETLEEGALKEGFRKELTKLVRQTRLDTDLHLTQPDTNALTDEQLTAVAKYLHDIKEESIPTNLHVFGETPREDLLIPYLVQILRRPFLHELQHLLDGHGQDEGPNGPGHSHDHPDHQLRSTAERIVELVVRQKVEPRMAVGMVAGRPFESLPEAIEKGLRLAVELNEAFLKTGDEVENLLRGLDGRFVPPGPGNSPIRNPNVVPTGRNMVLLNPEEIPSRPSWELGVRLAKDMIANHTQHHGTMPTRIGFDLRSSATFRDYGVMEAQILYLLGVEPVWDDKRLVTDVRLISRETLGRPRVDVFIAAGGWYESNLPSRLQLWDKAIRLVTESNEPDNVIQQHAQSIASDLMQEGMNEERARILSRGRIFGIAPGRENGGMLSYRVARSGEWDTREDIADTYLATHKHIYTEGAWGEAAGEAYDKTIQGTHTVVRSWSDHLTGPLASRYTWLHGGSLCLAIERMTGRRPEYVFSDVRDPDRAGMIPAEDALRREYRTRLFNRKWLEGMMKEGYAGADHMRFLVSNSFGWEVTRPGSVGNDNWDEMKRVLVDDKLNLGLNDWFERNNPYAFQDAMATMLESSRKGYWRADELTLSDLANRYAANVAKHGLSGHLTSGGNEKLHTLVQGLIAQNAPELVETYQRKVAPSDVATQSPSPANEPLPEPAIDAAPPPLALPPESPDLLSADSTSSSQDASQDASLEDAESMVRGQQLSNVSDASPASDARNSYWWIGLVIAMVFLGGFALRQKI
- the ygiD gene encoding 4,5-DOPA dioxygenase extradiol, whose amino-acid sequence is MKRRILLQMGNASLAMGKLAALEAMADTLPKTDTMPGLFVGHGSPMNAVEENEFVRGFREIARSIPKPEAILCISAHWFVDGTKVTAMEKPRTIHDFGGFPPELYGIQYPAPGNSTLAGLAAEMAKPTPVDLDLSWGLDHGAWTVAMHMYPEADVPIVQLSVDRKLAPHGHFELGARLNALRSRGVLILGSGNIVHNLRLVDFQSFHRKNYGFDWAIEAREFVNRCIQSGSYQPLWEVAERNRAMQLAVPTPEHFLPLLYILGLKHDPANHRLFNDEMLAGSLSMTSLKVF